A portion of the Terriglobales bacterium genome contains these proteins:
- a CDS encoding ATP-binding protein yields the protein MNRLSEELRELRVRLQECEDTLAAIRGGGVDAIVVSGTGHEQVFTLAGTENAYRVFVEAMDEGAITVNSAGTILFANKAAANLLARPLGMVIGTSIFGFVPESERSQFDAIFREASNDSGGRCELTLTRSSGEQVPVFVSARSCVEFGARAICMVVTDLSEQKRNEQIVSDGKLARLILSHASEPMAVCDGNGVIQHCNRAFEGLSAGNPLLRRFDDVVRLEIIDHHRPGEEEQDERWFDIEQALAGNEFRGTEVCLRRDNQAIHLLLSVSPLILPNMERAGLLITLFNIEERLRTEQALRRSEKLAATGRLAASIAHEINNPLAALTNLIYLIETEAISDIVRNYAHTAQEELSRVAHITRQTLAFYRDSGTPNDVNLTELIDSALFLYAGAIRSKNLAVKREIRFSGSIHGYASELRQVFSNLVGNAVEAMPKDGCLRIRVYRSQEWCNSRTLGVRIVIGDTGEGILPDHRAHLFEPFFTTKAEKGTGLGLWVSQGIVEKHGGFIRLKSSTGPHHRGTVFSIFLPAEESRMPRHTAA from the coding sequence GTGAACCGTCTCTCCGAAGAACTGAGAGAGCTGCGGGTGCGTCTGCAGGAATGCGAGGACACACTTGCCGCCATCCGTGGCGGCGGAGTCGATGCCATCGTTGTCTCGGGCACCGGACATGAACAAGTTTTTACTCTCGCGGGAACCGAGAATGCTTACCGGGTCTTCGTCGAAGCAATGGACGAAGGAGCGATCACCGTAAATTCCGCGGGAACCATTCTGTTTGCTAACAAAGCGGCTGCCAATCTGCTGGCGCGTCCTCTGGGAATGGTAATTGGAACCTCGATCTTCGGCTTTGTTCCCGAATCGGAACGCAGCCAGTTCGATGCCATCTTCCGTGAGGCCAGCAACGATTCCGGCGGACGCTGCGAGCTCACGCTCACCCGCAGCAGTGGTGAACAGGTCCCTGTGTTTGTTTCGGCGCGCAGTTGCGTCGAGTTCGGCGCCCGAGCGATTTGCATGGTGGTGACGGATCTCTCCGAGCAGAAGCGAAACGAACAAATTGTCTCTGACGGCAAGCTGGCCAGGCTTATCCTCAGCCATGCCAGCGAGCCTATGGCCGTGTGTGACGGCAATGGCGTCATCCAGCACTGCAATCGCGCGTTCGAAGGCTTATCTGCCGGTAATCCGCTGTTGCGTCGTTTCGATGATGTCGTTCGCCTGGAGATCATCGATCATCATCGGCCCGGCGAGGAAGAGCAGGACGAGCGATGGTTCGACATCGAGCAGGCTCTTGCCGGCAACGAATTCCGGGGCACCGAAGTCTGCCTCCGTCGGGATAATCAAGCGATCCATCTTCTCCTGAGCGTGAGCCCGCTGATACTTCCCAATATGGAACGAGCAGGCCTGCTGATCACGCTTTTCAATATCGAAGAGCGCCTCCGGACCGAGCAAGCCCTGCGCAGGTCAGAGAAACTCGCCGCCACCGGACGGCTCGCTGCTTCGATTGCCCACGAAATTAATAATCCACTGGCTGCGCTTACAAACCTGATTTATCTGATCGAAACCGAAGCAATCTCGGACATCGTTCGCAATTACGCTCACACCGCGCAAGAGGAGCTTTCGCGCGTCGCGCACATCACCAGGCAAACGCTCGCCTTCTACCGTGACTCCGGCACGCCGAACGACGTAAATCTCACAGAGTTGATCGACTCAGCTCTGTTCCTCTACGCTGGTGCGATCCGCAGCAAGAATCTCGCGGTGAAGCGCGAGATTCGCTTCAGCGGCAGTATTCACGGATATGCCAGCGAATTGCGTCAGGTTTTTTCAAACCTCGTCGGCAATGCCGTAGAAGCAATGCCCAAGGATGGATGTCTGCGCATTCGTGTGTATCGATCACAAGAGTGGTGCAACTCGCGCACGCTTGGTGTCCGCATCGTGATTGGCGATACCGGAGAAGGGATACTCCCGGATCATCGCGCACATCTCTTCGAACCGTTCTTCACTACGAAAGCGGAAAAAGGAACCGGACTCGGTCTCTGGGTGTCGCAAGGCATCGTCGAAAAACACGGTGGGTTCATTCGACTAAAAAGCAGCACGGGCCCACATCATCGTGGAACCGTGTTCAGCATCTTCCTTCCTGCCGAAGAAAGTAGAATGCCTCGCCACACTGCGGCATAA
- a CDS encoding circadian clock KaiB family protein: MPRAVRAKEREPGGNGVAPGMTAYWLRLYVAGSTLKSSQAIQMVRRVASMFPEGRCKFEVIDLYQEPGMAREDNIIAAPSLIKVEPPPRRAFIGISEDATHVLHKLGIPITPYGSSKTKKN, from the coding sequence ATGCCACGGGCAGTCCGCGCCAAAGAACGTGAGCCTGGGGGAAATGGCGTTGCGCCTGGCATGACGGCGTACTGGCTCCGGCTCTACGTGGCTGGATCAACTCTGAAATCATCGCAAGCGATTCAGATGGTTCGCAGGGTCGCTTCCATGTTCCCTGAAGGACGATGCAAGTTTGAGGTAATCGACCTCTACCAGGAGCCGGGAATGGCGCGTGAGGACAATATCATCGCCGCTCCTAGCCTGATTAAGGTCGAACCACCTCCTCGTCGCGCTTTCATCGGCATCAGCGAGGACGCGACTCACGTCCTGCACAAGCTCGGAATCCCGATTACCCCGTATGGCAGTAGCAAAACAAAAAAGAACTGA
- a CDS encoding circadian clock KaiB family protein produces MSKNKKSSKTRRTQSSRNGSAGRRSETSKRGTKEKVMEWELRLYVAGNTPNSIAAFSNLQQLCEKHMGGRYRIEIIDLFENPQLARGDQIVAVPTLVRRLPTPIKKIIGDLSNTERVLVGLDLKPARSFAASR; encoded by the coding sequence ATGAGTAAGAACAAGAAGAGTTCAAAAACCAGGCGCACCCAGAGCTCTAGAAATGGAAGCGCTGGTCGGCGCAGCGAGACATCAAAGCGAGGCACCAAGGAAAAAGTTATGGAATGGGAGCTGCGCCTCTACGTCGCCGGCAACACGCCCAATTCAATCGCAGCGTTCAGCAATCTTCAGCAGCTCTGCGAGAAGCACATGGGCGGGCGCTATCGAATCGAAATCATCGACCTGTTTGAAAATCCGCAACTGGCGCGCGGCGATCAGATCGTCGCTGTTCCCACTCTGGTTCGCCGCCTGCCCACTCCGATCAAGAAGATTATCGGAGACTTGTCGAACACGGAGCGAGTGCTGGTCGGTCTGGATTTGAAACCGGCGCGAAGCTTTGCTGCAAGCAGATGA
- the kaiC gene encoding circadian clock protein KaiC, with the protein MRRTKAGHTLPAFQTQSVCERNEMKNDGNPRTRVASKLLHEQEFVKKTPTGTAGLDEITNGGIPTGRNTLVCGGPGSGKTLFAMKYLLCGALEFNEPGLCISFEENAEELAQNMASLGYDLVGLEKKKMLVIDHVQIARHEFEETGEYDLSGLFVRIEHGIRSIGARRLVLDTVEVLFTGLPNEAIVRSELRRLFRWLKEQGVTTIITAETGARGGTLTRYGLEEYVADCVIRLDHRVTEQVSTRRLRVVKYRGSAHGTNEYPFLLDETGLSVVPITSVGLTHLASTDRVSSGVRGLDRMLGGKGFFRNSSILISGTAGTGKSSFAAHFANAASERGERCLYFAFEESPSQILRNMRSVGLDLEPWMDRGLLRIDASRPTSTGLEGHLARMHREVVAFKPAIVVVDPITNLVSVGEALAVKSMLTRLIDFLKINNITALFTNLTIKGMVEETAVGISSLMDTWILLREMDILVRDVSTAAPERQRAIHLLKSRGMMHSRKMEPFEITDDGIHMLLLDENARAAAHSAGTRRKAR; encoded by the coding sequence ATGCGCCGCACGAAGGCAGGACATACGCTTCCTGCTTTCCAGACGCAGTCTGTGTGCGAGCGAAACGAGATGAAGAACGACGGCAACCCACGTACAAGAGTCGCCAGCAAGCTCCTGCACGAGCAGGAATTCGTCAAGAAAACCCCCACCGGCACTGCAGGCTTAGACGAGATCACTAACGGCGGAATCCCCACCGGCAGAAACACTCTGGTGTGTGGCGGCCCCGGATCCGGAAAAACCCTATTTGCCATGAAGTATCTCCTTTGCGGCGCGCTGGAGTTCAACGAGCCAGGCCTCTGCATTTCCTTCGAGGAAAACGCAGAAGAACTTGCGCAAAACATGGCGTCACTGGGCTATGACTTGGTTGGGCTGGAAAAGAAGAAGATGCTGGTGATCGATCACGTGCAGATCGCGCGCCATGAGTTCGAGGAAACCGGCGAGTACGATCTCTCCGGGCTTTTTGTGCGTATTGAGCACGGCATTCGAAGCATCGGTGCGAGACGATTGGTACTCGATACTGTTGAAGTCTTGTTTACGGGACTTCCCAACGAAGCAATTGTCCGTTCCGAACTGCGGCGGCTGTTTCGCTGGCTGAAAGAACAGGGCGTCACGACGATCATCACTGCCGAGACTGGCGCACGCGGCGGCACTCTCACACGATATGGGCTGGAAGAGTACGTGGCTGATTGCGTGATTCGCCTCGATCACCGGGTAACCGAACAGGTTTCGACGCGGCGATTGCGCGTGGTGAAATATCGCGGTTCGGCGCACGGAACCAACGAGTACCCGTTCCTGCTCGATGAAACTGGGCTCTCGGTAGTGCCAATCACTTCGGTCGGACTCACGCATCTGGCATCCACCGATCGTGTCTCCAGCGGCGTGCGGGGACTCGATCGCATGCTGGGAGGAAAAGGATTTTTCCGCAACAGCAGCATTCTCATTTCGGGAACCGCAGGCACTGGCAAATCAAGCTTTGCCGCGCATTTTGCGAATGCTGCCTCGGAGCGCGGAGAACGCTGCCTCTACTTCGCTTTTGAGGAGTCGCCGAGCCAGATTCTGCGCAACATGCGCTCGGTTGGCCTCGATCTGGAGCCATGGATGGATCGCGGCCTGCTACGCATCGACGCATCGCGTCCAACCAGCACAGGCCTTGAAGGCCACCTGGCGAGGATGCATCGCGAGGTCGTGGCCTTTAAGCCGGCCATCGTTGTCGTGGACCCAATCACGAACCTGGTGTCGGTTGGAGAGGCATTGGCGGTGAAGTCGATGCTCACGCGCCTCATCGATTTCCTCAAAATCAACAACATCACGGCGTTATTTACAAATCTAACCATCAAGGGAATGGTGGAAGAGACAGCGGTCGGAATCTCCTCGCTGATGGACACGTGGATTTTGCTGCGAGAAATGGACATCCTGGTTCGCGATGTAAGCACGGCGGCGCCCGAACGGCAACGCGCGATCCATCTGCTCAAATCACGCGGCATGATGCACTCGCGCAAGATGGAACCATTTGAGATCACCGATGATGGAATCCACATGTTATTGCTCGATGAAAATGCGCGGGCAGCAGCGCACTCGGCCGGAACTCGAAGGAAAGCGCGATGA
- a CDS encoding VWA domain-containing protein has protein sequence MRLVVPVLLATFVAAGQQTPSPSTQAQSTSQNGTTAGRSSTMTPATATEQSQSAAPTAPNNPSTSSQSSSAPNSTSQQTQSANPPVLKVTTRLVLVDVVVTDGYGRPVTDLKQADFAVKENGKPQKIVAFAFQPPPPPPVPGKPAYKPFTLAPGVFTNLRNLNGEVGPPTILLIDGLNTPFKDQPYMRQQLVKYLEHLEPGRNVAIYTLGRRLRMIQDFTSDPDLLHEALKKITLQSSMFNQDQQDLSDEFPGLDPDSSDQSIAQMAQQMQEFESEQQAYQRDLQVRITLDAMKELAHNIAGYPGRKNLVWLSGSFPLTIFPDETSSNPFNVARQYGDDLRNTATVFANEQIAVYPVDARGLVGSFMPDASQSGASLAGPRGGMRGMQQMQRASAQLAASHDAMNELASQTGGRAFYNRNDIDRAIGLSVAEGSTYYTLAYYPEDKGNDGKFRKIEVKLDRKGLQSRYRKGYFATDTQPPDEKTARNDFLRSLAPDAPTSTALPFLVRVTPPDKEHKELSLDFSVVPQAINFEPQNGLEHAEIEFLTRIYDLKGKPVGSTNADLISTQLKPETYKQIMTHGLRYRQTVSLPPGKYVLKMGVRDHRSNAIGTLVAKVEVPQA, from the coding sequence ATGCGGTTGGTCGTTCCCGTCCTGCTTGCGACTTTCGTTGCCGCAGGTCAGCAAACCCCTTCTCCGTCGACGCAAGCCCAGAGCACGTCTCAAAATGGAACTACTGCGGGGAGATCATCAACCATGACGCCGGCGACTGCAACTGAGCAAAGCCAGTCCGCAGCGCCGACCGCACCGAATAACCCTTCGACATCTAGCCAGAGTTCGTCCGCCCCGAACTCCACTAGCCAGCAAACTCAGTCGGCGAATCCTCCCGTCCTGAAGGTAACAACGCGGCTGGTTTTAGTGGATGTAGTCGTAACCGACGGCTACGGACGGCCAGTTACCGATCTGAAGCAAGCCGATTTCGCGGTGAAGGAAAACGGCAAGCCACAAAAGATCGTTGCTTTCGCGTTTCAGCCTCCACCGCCTCCTCCCGTTCCGGGAAAACCAGCTTATAAGCCATTCACGCTGGCTCCGGGCGTTTTCACAAACCTGCGCAATCTCAACGGCGAAGTGGGTCCGCCGACAATCCTGCTGATCGATGGTCTTAACACGCCATTCAAAGATCAGCCCTACATGCGTCAGCAGCTTGTGAAGTACCTCGAACACCTCGAGCCTGGACGCAACGTGGCCATCTACACGCTGGGCAGGCGGTTGCGCATGATTCAGGACTTCACCAGCGATCCCGACCTGCTCCATGAAGCGCTGAAAAAAATCACACTGCAAAGCTCGATGTTTAATCAGGACCAGCAGGACTTAAGCGACGAGTTCCCCGGATTGGATCCAGACTCGAGCGATCAGAGCATCGCGCAGATGGCGCAGCAAATGCAGGAATTCGAGTCGGAGCAGCAGGCATATCAGCGCGACCTGCAGGTGCGTATCACACTCGACGCCATGAAAGAGTTGGCACACAACATCGCCGGCTATCCAGGGCGGAAGAATCTCGTATGGCTTTCAGGTTCGTTCCCGCTGACGATCTTCCCCGACGAGACTTCGAGCAATCCGTTCAACGTCGCGCGCCAATACGGCGATGATCTGCGCAACACTGCAACTGTGTTTGCCAACGAGCAGATTGCTGTGTATCCAGTGGATGCACGTGGGCTGGTTGGGAGTTTCATGCCCGACGCTTCGCAGAGTGGTGCTTCTCTTGCCGGGCCGAGAGGAGGGATGCGGGGAATGCAGCAGATGCAACGCGCGAGCGCACAACTGGCTGCCTCCCACGACGCGATGAACGAGCTCGCCAGCCAGACCGGCGGACGCGCCTTCTACAACCGCAATGACATCGATCGTGCCATTGGGCTCAGTGTCGCCGAGGGCTCGACTTACTACACGCTGGCCTACTATCCCGAAGACAAGGGCAACGATGGCAAGTTCCGCAAAATCGAAGTAAAACTTGACCGCAAGGGCCTGCAGTCCCGTTACAGGAAAGGCTACTTCGCGACGGACACCCAGCCACCAGATGAGAAAACCGCTCGCAACGATTTTCTGCGCTCATTAGCCCCGGACGCTCCCACGAGCACAGCGCTTCCGTTCCTCGTGCGCGTGACTCCGCCCGATAAAGAGCACAAAGAGCTTTCGCTCGATTTTAGCGTTGTACCGCAAGCTATCAACTTCGAGCCGCAAAACGGCCTAGAGCACGCGGAAATCGAGTTCCTTACGCGCATTTATGACCTGAAGGGCAAACCAGTGGGTTCCACCAACGCCGATCTCATCAGCACGCAACTAAAACCCGAGACCTATAAGCAAATAATGACCCACGGTTTGCGCTACCGTCAGACGGTCAGCCTGCCCCCCGGCAAGTACGTTCTCAAAATGGGAGTGCGCGACCATCGCAGCAACGCGATCGGCACGCTCGTGGCCAAAGTAGAAGTACCGCAGGCGTAA
- a CDS encoding S41 family peptidase, whose translation MARSSRRSLFLVLFVLLLCGFMGAVFGQRSSAVEGSSDGEIRDNLKEFTQVYDLVEKNYAEPVNPDKAIYNGAIPGMLRVLDPHSNFFDPKQYALLREDQRGKYYGVGMSVGPRNNKVIVIAPFVGTPAYKAGIRPGDVIAAVDGHATDNMTTSEVADLLKGAKGTTVHITIIREGADKPIEFTVVRDEIPRYSVDLAFEIRPGIGYMHVNGFTETTEHEVAQALDNFQSQGEIKGLILDLRQNPGGLLSEGVGVADKFLHKGQVIVSHHGRNSPEKVYRAAHGNGGKDYPLVVLVNRGTASAAEIVSGAIQDHDRGLVVGENTFGKGLVQTVYPLSENTGLALTTAKYYTPSGRLIQRDYNGVSLYDYYYNHDDQETTAGKEVKLTDSGRTVYGGGGITPDVKIPTPKPTRFDDELLQHYAFFNFTKKYLLNRHINKDFQVNEAVLQDFRKFLDEEKIPYTEADFAAEQDWVSSHIKAELFVSEFGQQEGLKVQAESDPQVIKALQLLPQAKELADNAKHIIAERASARATAPANNASASAQPQ comes from the coding sequence ATGGCGCGTAGCTCCCGTCGCTCTCTCTTCCTGGTTCTATTTGTTCTTCTTCTTTGCGGTTTCATGGGTGCCGTTTTCGGACAGCGGAGTTCGGCTGTCGAAGGCTCCAGTGATGGCGAAATTCGCGACAACCTGAAGGAATTTACGCAGGTTTACGACCTGGTCGAGAAGAACTATGCCGAGCCGGTCAATCCGGATAAGGCCATTTACAACGGTGCCATTCCGGGAATGCTGCGCGTGCTCGATCCGCACTCGAACTTCTTCGATCCCAAGCAGTACGCGCTGCTGCGCGAAGATCAACGCGGCAAGTACTACGGCGTGGGCATGTCGGTTGGACCTCGTAATAACAAAGTCATCGTGATTGCGCCGTTCGTGGGCACGCCGGCGTACAAAGCCGGTATTCGTCCCGGCGACGTGATCGCCGCCGTCGATGGCCATGCCACGGACAACATGACCACGAGTGAAGTTGCCGATCTGCTTAAAGGCGCTAAAGGCACGACCGTTCATATCACGATTATTCGTGAGGGCGCGGACAAGCCGATCGAGTTCACCGTTGTTCGCGACGAGATTCCGCGCTACAGCGTCGATCTCGCGTTCGAAATTCGTCCGGGCATCGGCTACATGCACGTGAACGGATTCACCGAGACCACGGAGCACGAAGTCGCACAGGCACTCGATAACTTCCAGTCACAAGGTGAGATCAAAGGGCTCATTCTCGATCTCCGGCAAAATCCTGGCGGACTGCTGAGCGAAGGCGTCGGCGTTGCCGATAAGTTCCTGCACAAAGGCCAGGTGATCGTTTCCCACCATGGACGCAATTCGCCTGAGAAGGTCTATCGTGCGGCGCACGGCAATGGCGGCAAGGATTACCCCCTGGTCGTGCTGGTGAACCGCGGCACTGCTTCCGCTGCTGAAATCGTCAGCGGAGCGATCCAGGACCATGATCGCGGATTGGTAGTCGGTGAAAACACCTTCGGCAAAGGTCTGGTTCAGACGGTTTATCCGTTATCTGAAAACACCGGCCTTGCTCTGACTACAGCCAAGTACTACACGCCCAGCGGACGCCTCATCCAGCGCGACTATAACGGTGTTTCGCTCTACGACTACTACTACAACCACGACGATCAGGAAACCACCGCAGGCAAAGAAGTTAAGCTGACCGATAGTGGACGCACTGTGTATGGCGGTGGCGGAATCACGCCCGACGTGAAGATTCCCACGCCTAAGCCGACGCGCTTCGACGACGAACTCCTGCAGCATTACGCGTTCTTCAACTTCACGAAGAAGTACCTGCTGAATCGCCACATCAACAAAGACTTCCAGGTGAACGAAGCCGTGCTTCAGGACTTCCGCAAGTTCCTCGACGAAGAAAAGATTCCCTACACCGAAGCGGATTTCGCAGCGGAGCAGGATTGGGTCTCGTCGCACATCAAGGCGGAACTGTTCGTCTCCGAATTTGGACAGCAGGAAGGTCTGAAGGTCCAGGCGGAGAGCGATCCGCAGGTGATCAAAGCTCTGCAACTGCTGCCGCAGGCGAAGGAACTGGCAGACAACGCGAAACACATCATTGCCGAACGCGCCAGCGCCAGAGCAACCGCTCCTGCGAATAACGCTTCCGCCAGTGCGCAGCCACAGTAA
- a CDS encoding TatA/E family twin arginine-targeting protein translocase: MNLGFPEMMFIFILALIIFGPKKLPEIGRQIGKGLAEFKRASREFQSQIEDEVRKLELEADIKNTIAPISLTDTVSSQPPALTVGSAPSASETTTASSASTPEVAAAAAHPDYTVEHLPASSSLPKADSAANA, from the coding sequence ATGAATCTCGGTTTCCCAGAGATGATGTTCATCTTCATTCTGGCCCTCATCATCTTTGGGCCGAAGAAGTTGCCGGAAATCGGACGGCAAATCGGCAAAGGACTGGCCGAATTCAAGCGCGCCAGCCGCGAATTCCAATCGCAGATCGAAGACGAAGTACGCAAATTGGAACTCGAAGCCGACATCAAGAACACCATCGCGCCCATTTCTCTCACTGATACGGTTTCCTCCCAGCCGCCGGCGCTTACCGTCGGCAGCGCCCCGAGCGCGTCAGAGACCACAACCGCTTCTAGCGCTTCTACGCCGGAAGTAGCGGCGGCAGCAGCGCATCCGGATTACACGGTCGAGCATTTGCCGGCTTCATCGTCATTGCCCAAGGCTGATTCAGCGGCAAATGCCTAG